AGGATGATCATACCCAAACTCTTCTTCTGATTTACTCAGCAGTTTTTGAAACAAAGGCTGGTTCAAATATGAAACTGGGACAAGACAACATATCTCTTCTTCGTGTCATCATTCTCTCCAACATAAACCGCCATGAATCCTCTTGGTATCGAAGACGATTTACTCCGCATTGATTGCTTACCACCCAAGAAACTTCTCAGAAAAGCCATTTTGTGAGTTATGTTTTCTTGAAGCTTAACGAGTTTGAAGCTAAAAGTGTTTCTTGATTTTGCAAAGtgctttgagaattttttttagattttttttaaagtttgtgtATCATAAGGATTATCTGTCACTTATTATATAAACgaatatacaaaagaaataatcagaaattaagtatttttctttattttaagaGAGTTTTCTCATTAAAAAGCTCATGGTTTTGGGTTCAAGATACTAAACCAAGAATAAATCAATAACTGGTGTCTGAGAAGTTAGCGTCTAATTATGTCCTACATGATGACTTTCATTGGGGCGTATTTGTCTCAAGGATGCCACATGCCAAATCTCTCTATAGATTATGTAGGGACTGGAAGTTGTGTACCTAAAGAACCATAAGTCTCTATCACTGATCAAGTCTTAGCTTCTTCGTAATGATATCAAAAAGACAGGACCACATGACACTGTTATATTATTTACaaaccaaaatcacaaaatgtCTTCAAAAAATTTATGTGGCAGGAATTGAAAATTTGACTAGTTATAATGTCTATCTAACTAACAAGTGGTCATGTTGATTTGTGTCTTCACATCAGAAATCATGAATCTGATCACCAGCGGTCCCTTAGGTATGATGCAGTGGTCCGGCAAAGCCATGTGCTTGTTGGTGTTAATCTATGAGTTGAAACTTCTCTAATCCAATAAAAGGTTATCTTCTCATAATGctcttatctatatatatactcatCACTGGGTCCTCTAAACTCAACAAGTTCTCACGTTCTGCAGTAAAGCATTAAGACTTTCAATACAAAGAAACAAAGACAATCCATGGCGATCAGGGTTCCTCGCATGCTACAATCATCAAAGCAGATTCTACGTCAAGCAAAACTGTtttcatcttcctcctcctctagCTATCTTGAAGTTCCAAAAGGCTACTTAGCGGTTTACGTaggagaaagaaagatgaagagatttGTAGTTCCCATCTCGTACTTGAACCAACCTTCATTTCAAGATCTCCTAAGAAGGGCAGAGGAAGAATTTGGATTTGATCATCCAATGGGCGGCCTCACTATTCCTTGCAGTGAAGAAACCTTTATCAATCTTGCTTCTCTCCTCAACTGATCAAGACTCACTCAAATAACCTTTTCTGTTAAGTGAAATGTATTCCCAAACAGAGATCAAAGCAAATACAAAGCTGGATAACGATTATATTGATGATAGACTGTTTACAAGTACTCAAGAACCTTGAGAGAATTATTAATGGAGTCTCTCCTCTCCCCCTTTCACTCTTTTGATCTAATCCCTCGATGGTCTTATTCTCAAAGCAACAAACGACTTAAATAGAAAAGGCAAAGACGGCTCCGTCACTCCCACTTGCTAATCCGTTAACCTCTCACGTGCACTGTGATCCTCCACGTCATTGATCCTTAGTGTGTAGATAAGCTCCACTTGCACCTCACCTCGTCTTCTAGAAGCATTATCCTTTCTTTACCCATTACTCTTGTACCAGTGCACATAACATTTTCACAATGATTTTGTACATTTCTTTCAGATATTAGTTTTCTTCAAGAGATGAGATGACATCTCTCCTTGAAAGTGAAACAGAGACAGTGTAACACTCTTTTTCCTCACTTAAAAAGTGAGTTGACTCAAATctaatcaaatattaatttcaGTTATTCAGACAAACTCACCGAGGATACAACTCAGTGTTGGAATTATAATTTGAAGTTTTTGCGTTATGTCCTACAGAAGAAGAACTATCTGAAACCATTGTACTGTGTGTGAAAAAGGTAGGCCTTGAAGGTTCTGAAAGAGCAAGAGTATGTCCATCTAACATCAGAAGAACTGAAGCCATGCTTGGCCTCTCTGAAACTTTATCTTGGACACAAAGAAGACCAATGTTTATGCATCTCAGGATCATGTTCGATGAATGACTTGACATTGTCATCAAAACCTTGTCCACAAGATTCAAGGCAATACCTTCCTTCCAATTTTTCCATGCCTAAACCAAAATTATTAGTAATCCAAGGTTGTTAATGAAACAATATGTGATCAtagttcttttgttttttttttccaatataataaaaaaaatacttacgAAGGTAAGGAGGCCTTCCATGCTGTCCTCATCGCTGAAACAGCTGTTTTTCTTACCACTGATGATCTCAAGAACCAAAACACCGAAACTGTAAACATCTGTTTTAAACGAGAACTGTCCGTGCATTACATACTCCGGAGCCATATAT
This genomic interval from Brassica napus cultivar Da-Ae chromosome A6, Da-Ae, whole genome shotgun sequence contains the following:
- the LOC106349482 gene encoding auxin-induced protein X15-like, translated to MAIRVPRMLQSSKQILRQAKLFSSSSSSSYLEVPKGYLAVYVGERKMKRFVVPISYLNQPSFQDLLRRAEEEFGFDHPMGGLTIPCSEETFINLASLLN